Proteins from one Gimesia maris genomic window:
- a CDS encoding PVC-type heme-binding CxxCH protein: protein MYRRSIQSSFAFLLSMVSLLLWNETRCSAAKEKPEQPHVVFVVGTTHNLSIKTIPAFARRMEQYGFKTTVLLPEKTGKKENQREEVTGLKVLKEADVAVFYLRFQRLAPGEFAHLHDYIESGKPLIGLRTSVHAFDYQKGHPLEEWNQDFGKRVLGSEFLFDLSGETVVEHILEHRDHEVLNGVASKFLDLGTLYQANPPADATPLLRGTGNSKRKGIFKNQFGTYELTGEMNFPVAWTWKNEWGSRVFTTTLGHEKSFGLDAFNRLLINAVHWCLEKPVGTTSERMAVANSAPNLKRPFELTQDHSPEAERKTFEMLPGYEVNLFAAEPMLVNPIHMTWDPQGRLWVICSTSYPQVSPGEKPNDQIVILEDTDGDGRADKSTVFADGLYVPTGLELGDGGVYVANAPDLLFLKDTNGDGKADHREVILTGFATEDNHHSISAWRWGPGGWLYFQEGTFMHTQVETPYGTVRLENGGVFQFQPRTLKLNVFADYRASNPWGHMFDDWGQSFVIDNPRLYFSAPLTANSRAKLGYDASGQGTKQCGGEFVASGHFPPEVQGEIWTNQYKSHVVARYEVSDDGAGYTIKGLDPLIQSSSSYFRPVDLKMGPDGAAYILDWYNPLIGHMQHSFRDERRDTTHGRVWRVTHKSRPLVERPQLVGVPLANVVSHLRDPESFTRQQVKRVLYDADQQQAKQALDEWLLTQVPQEPNYDHHRLEALWCYQTIGVVNEELLREVLQAKDARARAAGMRVLRYWYPEIKNPLELVEAAIHDPHPRVRLEAILTAGYIPEPRSVTIAVKAIDAPMDRYLEHALKLTIDGLQSHWVEPQRQGKVTFEKPAHKNYALANLLSNESIEVIIDLLNAGSIDAELLQGPAQTVAERANANQLEPLVLSLVEVTREYKTQGGKGISPEALSILLNALDRAARERGVIPNGNIGSMLSRSAVVPGLPVQKSVARLIGSWKLTREGKRLQREINAAETDFEVKQLAAESLGMLGDAASLNYLKSIAESKKSMNQQLLGVYGLAAHDLKQAAKLLPAILKEDPKEEDPAWILTAFTRRKGGGEILAEELKAASLHPLVTSRIRQALIETGETSQTLIDAFGGAVMQDSLEAQLLKENVLELATAAREEGDAARGEQIFRRNELACMKCHSISNAGPVLGPDLAAIGSSSPPDYIVDSFLRPSKVIKEFYESIMVVTDEGRVYNGIMVVHDDTKVVLKDAARQGEQVTIPAEQIEFTKKLPSLMPQGLASKLKSRQEFLDLVKFVTELGRPGPYATNVAQVVRRWRVRGADEPLTAEQMHEFKTLADTGVAAYSMVNGTLPTADLNLEKPLTQAIAFVDVNQAGNVQLKLNSVKGLKVWQNGTSIPVEESTLLVLPTGRNQLTFEVDRSQRGDLGLRVEFQKASQSPEGRFKVVGGP from the coding sequence ATGTATCGACGATCAATTCAGTCAAGTTTTGCTTTTCTCCTATCTATGGTGAGTCTGCTGCTGTGGAACGAAACGCGTTGCAGTGCCGCGAAGGAAAAGCCGGAACAGCCTCACGTGGTTTTTGTGGTGGGAACCACTCATAATTTATCGATCAAAACGATTCCTGCGTTTGCCAGACGGATGGAACAATATGGATTCAAAACGACCGTTCTGCTCCCTGAGAAAACTGGTAAGAAAGAAAACCAACGCGAAGAAGTCACCGGCTTAAAAGTCTTGAAAGAGGCGGATGTCGCTGTGTTTTACCTGCGATTTCAACGGCTGGCGCCGGGTGAGTTTGCTCATCTGCACGACTATATCGAATCCGGAAAACCGTTGATCGGATTACGCACCAGTGTGCATGCCTTTGATTATCAGAAGGGGCATCCTCTCGAAGAATGGAATCAGGATTTTGGAAAGCGGGTTCTGGGTTCTGAATTTCTGTTTGACCTGTCGGGTGAGACTGTAGTCGAGCATATCCTGGAGCATCGTGACCATGAAGTTCTGAATGGTGTGGCGTCGAAGTTTCTTGATTTGGGAACATTATATCAGGCGAATCCACCCGCGGATGCGACGCCTTTACTGCGGGGGACAGGCAATTCTAAACGAAAGGGGATCTTCAAGAATCAGTTTGGCACATATGAACTGACAGGCGAGATGAACTTTCCCGTCGCCTGGACATGGAAAAACGAATGGGGCAGCCGGGTGTTTACGACAACGCTGGGGCATGAAAAATCGTTTGGCCTGGATGCCTTTAATCGACTGTTGATTAACGCGGTCCACTGGTGTCTGGAAAAACCGGTGGGGACGACATCCGAACGGATGGCGGTGGCGAATTCAGCTCCCAACCTGAAACGGCCCTTCGAACTGACGCAGGATCATTCTCCCGAAGCGGAACGAAAAACATTTGAGATGTTGCCCGGATACGAAGTGAATCTGTTTGCCGCCGAGCCGATGCTGGTGAATCCGATCCACATGACATGGGATCCACAGGGGCGACTGTGGGTGATCTGTTCAACCTCCTATCCGCAGGTCTCTCCGGGTGAGAAGCCGAACGATCAGATCGTAATTCTGGAAGATACCGATGGGGATGGGCGCGCGGACAAGTCAACGGTGTTCGCAGATGGCCTTTACGTCCCCACGGGACTGGAGCTGGGAGACGGGGGCGTGTATGTGGCGAATGCTCCAGATCTGCTGTTTTTGAAAGATACGAATGGCGACGGGAAAGCCGACCATCGTGAAGTGATTCTAACCGGTTTTGCGACGGAAGATAATCACCACTCGATCAGCGCCTGGCGCTGGGGACCAGGTGGCTGGCTGTACTTTCAGGAAGGGACCTTCATGCATACGCAGGTGGAGACTCCTTATGGAACCGTCCGTCTGGAAAACGGGGGCGTGTTTCAGTTTCAACCACGTACACTTAAGCTGAATGTCTTCGCTGACTATCGTGCTTCGAATCCGTGGGGACATATGTTTGATGACTGGGGACAGTCTTTTGTAATTGATAACCCGCGGCTTTATTTCAGTGCGCCACTTACTGCCAACAGCCGTGCCAAGCTGGGTTATGATGCCAGCGGTCAAGGAACCAAGCAGTGTGGCGGGGAGTTCGTGGCGAGTGGTCATTTTCCGCCGGAAGTGCAGGGGGAAATCTGGACCAATCAGTACAAGTCGCATGTGGTGGCCCGTTATGAGGTATCAGATGATGGTGCCGGCTATACGATTAAAGGGCTGGATCCGTTGATTCAGTCGAGCAGTTCTTATTTTCGCCCCGTTGATTTGAAGATGGGCCCGGATGGCGCGGCTTATATTCTGGACTGGTACAATCCTCTGATCGGCCATATGCAGCACAGTTTTCGTGATGAACGCCGCGATACCACACATGGCCGCGTCTGGAGAGTGACACACAAATCGCGTCCGCTGGTGGAACGTCCGCAACTGGTGGGAGTGCCTCTCGCGAACGTGGTTTCCCATTTACGCGATCCGGAAAGCTTTACCCGGCAGCAGGTAAAACGGGTGTTATATGATGCCGACCAGCAGCAGGCGAAGCAGGCTCTGGATGAATGGCTGCTGACACAGGTGCCCCAGGAACCGAATTATGATCATCATCGCCTGGAAGCACTCTGGTGTTATCAGACGATTGGCGTTGTCAATGAAGAGCTACTGCGTGAAGTGCTGCAGGCGAAAGATGCCCGGGCCCGCGCTGCCGGCATGCGGGTACTGCGATACTGGTATCCTGAAATTAAAAATCCGCTGGAGCTGGTTGAGGCGGCAATCCATGATCCGCATCCGCGGGTGCGACTGGAAGCGATTCTGACTGCAGGGTATATCCCTGAGCCGCGTTCGGTCACGATTGCTGTCAAAGCAATTGACGCTCCCATGGATCGCTATCTGGAACACGCATTGAAATTGACCATTGATGGTCTGCAGTCACACTGGGTAGAGCCACAACGACAGGGAAAAGTCACGTTTGAAAAGCCAGCCCACAAAAATTACGCACTGGCAAATCTGCTGTCAAATGAATCGATCGAGGTGATTATTGATCTGTTAAACGCGGGCAGTATTGATGCTGAATTATTACAAGGCCCGGCACAGACTGTTGCCGAGCGAGCGAATGCGAATCAGCTGGAGCCACTCGTATTGAGCCTGGTGGAAGTGACGCGAGAGTATAAAACTCAAGGAGGGAAAGGGATCTCGCCGGAAGCGTTGAGTATTTTACTGAATGCCCTCGATCGGGCCGCGCGGGAACGGGGCGTGATCCCCAACGGAAATATCGGTTCGATGTTGAGTCGCTCAGCTGTTGTGCCGGGTTTACCGGTTCAGAAATCAGTGGCCCGGTTGATCGGGTCATGGAAACTGACACGCGAAGGAAAACGGTTGCAGCGAGAGATTAATGCGGCGGAGACGGATTTCGAGGTAAAGCAGCTGGCTGCAGAATCGCTGGGGATGCTGGGCGATGCGGCTTCTCTGAACTATTTGAAGTCGATAGCAGAATCGAAGAAATCGATGAATCAGCAACTGCTGGGAGTCTATGGTCTGGCAGCCCATGATCTGAAGCAGGCGGCAAAACTGCTGCCTGCGATATTGAAGGAAGATCCCAAAGAGGAAGATCCCGCCTGGATTTTAACGGCATTTACTCGACGCAAAGGAGGAGGAGAGATTCTGGCGGAGGAGTTAAAGGCGGCTTCGCTGCATCCGCTGGTAACTTCACGAATCAGACAGGCTTTGATTGAAACAGGTGAAACCAGCCAGACGTTGATTGACGCGTTTGGAGGAGCTGTCATGCAGGATTCCCTGGAAGCTCAGCTGTTAAAGGAAAATGTGCTCGAACTGGCGACAGCGGCTCGCGAAGAAGGGGATGCAGCACGAGGTGAGCAGATCTTTCGCCGCAACGAACTGGCGTGTATGAAGTGTCATAGTATTTCCAATGCGGGACCGGTACTTGGACCAGATCTGGCTGCCATCGGATCCAGTTCGCCGCCCGACTATATTGTGGATTCATTTCTGCGACCGTCGAAAGTCATCAAGGAGTTTTATGAGAGCATCATGGTCGTGACCGATGAAGGCCGCGTCTATAACGGGATTATGGTGGTACACGATGATACGAAAGTCGTTCTGAAAGATGCGGCTCGACAGGGCGAACAGGTGACAATTCCCGCAGAACAGATTGAATTTACAAAGAAGCTGCCATCATTGATGCCTCAGGGACTGGCAAGTAAGTTGAAGAGTCGCCAGGAATTTCTGGACCTGGTAAAGTTTGTGACAGAACTGGGGCGTCCGGGTCCTTATGCGACGAATGTAGCTCAGGTGGTGCGGCGCTGGCGTGTGCGTGGAGCGGATGAACCTTTGACGGCAGAGCAGATGCACGAATTCAAAACCCTGGCTGATACGGGAGTCGCTGCCTACAGTATGGTAAACGGAACGCTGCCGACTGCTGATTTGAATTTAGAAAAACCGCTGACGCAGGCGATTGCTTTTGTGGACGTGAATCAGGCAGGCAACGTGCAGCTGAAACTGAATTCGGTAAAAGGACTCAAAGTCTGGCAGAATGGAACTTCAATTCCTGTTGAAGAATCGACGTTACTGGTTCTGCCGACCGGTCGCAACCAGTTGACATTTGAAGTGGATCGCAGCCAGCGCGGTGATCTGGGGTTGCGGGTCGAATTCCAGAAAGCCAGTCAATCCCCCGAGGGCCGCTTCAAGGTTGTCGGCGGGCCCTGA
- a CDS encoding SGNH/GDSL hydrolase family protein, with product MLLRYYSILLILISWMILFPADVPAAARQREELPVSLKLQEGDRVVFIGNTFADQLRMNNYLETLLTSQADVPGLTFRNLAWSGDTLTLRPRPLNFGSLDDHLKAQRADVIIACFGMNESFDGEAGLAEYTKAWEQFLQHLASQKYNGKSAPRVVIISPIAHENMGPPLPDPIKHNESLAAYTQAMQTVAERYQIPFVDLFSESKKMMQENVSQKLTRNGIHLNEYGYWAMSHFIAEQLLGRKLESPLVMIDVSQKQIQATHAKVSDSKFQPDQIEFTLQAESLPLPAPPQASIPDSGLLEKQPRLTVKNLPEGKYRLLVNGTQVTEARHSDWSRGLLLLNLPSQERVRELRSNIDRKNELFFYVYRAHNAEYVFGRRTKPFGAVSFPPEMETFGNLIEAREAAVKKQARPLDETRWGLFRVD from the coding sequence ATGCTTTTACGCTATTATTCTATACTGCTGATACTGATCAGTTGGATGATTCTTTTCCCTGCTGACGTACCCGCTGCAGCTCGACAGAGAGAAGAATTACCCGTTTCTCTGAAATTGCAAGAGGGTGATCGGGTGGTATTTATCGGGAATACTTTTGCCGATCAGCTGCGGATGAATAATTATCTGGAAACGCTATTAACATCACAGGCTGATGTGCCGGGGTTGACATTCCGGAATCTGGCCTGGTCGGGTGATACTCTGACATTAAGACCGCGTCCGTTGAATTTCGGGTCGTTGGATGATCATCTGAAAGCACAGCGGGCTGATGTGATTATCGCCTGTTTTGGAATGAATGAGTCTTTCGACGGTGAAGCGGGGCTGGCTGAGTATACCAAGGCATGGGAACAGTTTCTGCAGCATCTGGCATCTCAGAAATACAATGGAAAATCAGCGCCGCGCGTGGTCATCATTTCTCCGATAGCCCATGAAAATATGGGGCCACCCTTGCCGGATCCAATCAAGCATAATGAGAGTCTGGCGGCATATACTCAAGCGATGCAGACTGTCGCTGAACGGTATCAGATTCCGTTCGTGGACCTGTTTTCCGAATCGAAAAAAATGATGCAGGAAAATGTCTCACAGAAACTGACGCGGAACGGTATTCATTTGAATGAATACGGTTACTGGGCAATGAGTCATTTCATTGCAGAACAGTTACTGGGGCGGAAACTGGAGAGTCCGTTAGTGATGATTGACGTTTCACAGAAACAGATTCAGGCAACCCATGCAAAGGTCAGCGATTCGAAGTTTCAACCTGATCAGATCGAGTTTACTCTGCAGGCTGAATCGCTGCCACTGCCTGCTCCGCCACAAGCTTCGATTCCCGATAGTGGATTACTGGAAAAACAGCCTCGCCTGACAGTCAAGAATCTACCAGAGGGGAAGTATCGACTGCTGGTGAATGGTACTCAAGTGACAGAGGCGCGGCATTCCGACTGGTCACGGGGACTGCTGTTGCTGAATCTTCCTTCTCAGGAGCGGGTTCGTGAATTGCGCTCTAATATTGATCGGAAAAACGAACTGTTCTTCTATGTCTATCGGGCACACAATGCGGAATATGTCTTTGGGCGTCGTACCAAGCCGTTCGGAGCAGTATCATTTCCTCCAGAAATGGAGACGTTTGGTAATCTGATTGAGGCTCGTGAAGCTGCTGTCAAAAAGCAGGCGCGGCCGCTGGACGAAACAAGATGGGGACTGTTTCGCGTGGATTAA
- a CDS encoding isochorismatase family protein — protein MPMFSTQPRRRFLQTLLQSCTAGALLPQLNTLLAEETSQSSRSIPPVPGKFAVTLRKRGKENDAPATTEKTEWNASETAIIICDMWADHPCKLAAQRVDRMAPRMNEVISKARDQGVAIIHAPSGGIQLYEDTPYRQRIKEAKPSKPPVPIQSWCYLNPEKEPPLPVDDTVQRSTESSIRGCDDPIADYKKNTDRHEHPAIKIIGYDVISANGQEIYNFLEQEQRKNIVIMGVHTNMCVLGRPFGIRQLRYLDKNVVLCRDLTDALYDPRDRPYVSHARGTEMIIEHIERHWCPSILGKDLTKVISGSNNPDS, from the coding sequence ATGCCGATGTTTTCCACTCAACCGCGACGCCGTTTCCTGCAGACACTCCTGCAGAGTTGCACCGCGGGTGCGCTGCTCCCCCAGCTCAATACTCTGCTGGCCGAAGAAACCAGTCAATCTTCCCGGTCCATTCCCCCGGTTCCCGGAAAGTTCGCTGTGACGCTCCGCAAACGTGGCAAAGAAAATGATGCTCCCGCTACGACCGAGAAGACAGAGTGGAATGCTTCAGAAACCGCGATTATCATTTGTGACATGTGGGCCGACCACCCCTGCAAACTGGCAGCACAACGTGTGGATCGCATGGCGCCTCGGATGAACGAGGTCATCTCGAAAGCCCGGGATCAGGGGGTTGCCATCATCCACGCTCCCAGCGGTGGGATTCAACTCTATGAAGATACCCCGTACCGTCAGCGCATCAAGGAAGCCAAACCATCAAAACCACCTGTTCCCATTCAAAGCTGGTGTTACCTCAATCCCGAGAAAGAACCACCGCTCCCCGTTGACGACACGGTGCAACGCTCCACTGAATCCAGTATTCGTGGCTGCGATGATCCGATCGCCGACTACAAAAAGAATACCGACCGCCACGAACACCCGGCGATTAAAATCATCGGTTACGATGTGATCAGTGCAAACGGGCAGGAGATTTATAATTTCCTCGAACAGGAACAGCGGAAGAACATCGTGATCATGGGCGTGCACACCAACATGTGTGTCCTCGGCAGACCGTTCGGCATTCGCCAGTTGAGGTACCTCGATAAAAATGTCGTGCTCTGCAGAGACCTGACCGACGCACTCTACGATCCCCGCGACCGCCCCTACGTCAGCCATGCGCGAGGCACGGAGATGATTATCGAACACATCGAGCGCCACTGGTGCCCGTCCATCCTTGGTAAAGATCTCACGAAAGTCATCTCCGGCTCCAACAACCCGGACAGTTAA
- a CDS encoding suppressor of fused domain protein, with product MDTFENSWVEALESRFGSIDSILKVQANDDQPLIHVFYFEDLPEEGTLTAVTCGLSNASHTDWKQGKPELIVSLDTSDKSWGFAAGYFASAYFNEKRFSYGDVFLIDNPISEESAMSAYLVFSPSFLNQEQATFELPDRTIHLAGMYPLFAAEIDLYDKIGLKEFWHSEGFDMYNPKRTPVAGSDNPDS from the coding sequence ATGGACACATTCGAAAACAGCTGGGTCGAGGCGTTGGAATCGCGTTTCGGAAGCATCGACAGTATCCTCAAAGTTCAGGCGAATGATGACCAACCTCTGATCCACGTTTTTTATTTTGAAGACTTACCGGAAGAAGGGACTCTCACCGCAGTCACTTGTGGTTTGTCGAACGCCTCACACACTGACTGGAAACAGGGAAAACCCGAATTAATCGTTTCTCTGGATACGAGTGATAAAAGCTGGGGCTTTGCAGCCGGCTATTTTGCTTCAGCTTATTTTAATGAAAAACGTTTTTCGTATGGCGACGTTTTTCTCATCGACAACCCGATTTCCGAAGAGAGCGCAATGAGTGCCTATCTGGTTTTCTCTCCCTCTTTTCTAAATCAGGAGCAGGCCACTTTCGAGCTGCCCGATCGCACCATTCACCTTGCAGGTATGTATCCACTCTTCGCTGCGGAAATTGATCTCTATGATAAAATCGGCCTGAAAGAGTTTTGGCACTCGGAAGGCTTCGACATGTATAATCCGAAACGAACTCCTGTCGCCGGCTCCGACAACCCGGACAGTTAA
- a CDS encoding DUF1559 domain-containing protein has translation MHLKRSQKHGFTLIELLVVIAIIAILIALLLPAVQQAREAARRSSCKNNMKQLGLAFHNYHETFKQFPLQQTCCATADTGSPAPQTWRIRHSWTVRILPYVDQSNIYNQMNFSTDGMYGTNLTLKQEKLVVVMCPSDPMIQDTDTGADDGSGSQRGQTNYAISAGGHPNGAATTPGTSGNTYGQFGSVPKARDVRGMFSRSGYSAKISQVTDGTTNTIMIGEVIGPLCLWQDWGYQSWGTMAHPINYRNDELIAGTLSRGDANATIGFRSRHEGGAFFTMADGSVHFLSENIDGNLYRNLGDKADANPIGDFGG, from the coding sequence ATGCATCTGAAACGCTCACAGAAACATGGTTTTACGCTGATTGAATTATTGGTCGTCATTGCAATCATTGCTATTTTAATTGCATTGCTGCTACCTGCGGTACAACAGGCACGTGAAGCTGCCCGCCGCAGTTCCTGTAAAAACAATATGAAACAGCTGGGGCTGGCCTTTCATAACTATCACGAAACGTTCAAGCAGTTTCCACTGCAGCAAACCTGCTGTGCGACTGCCGATACCGGTTCTCCCGCACCACAAACCTGGAGAATTCGTCACAGCTGGACGGTACGCATCCTGCCTTATGTTGATCAATCCAACATTTATAATCAGATGAATTTCAGTACGGATGGAATGTATGGCACCAATCTTACTTTGAAGCAAGAGAAACTGGTGGTGGTTATGTGCCCTTCAGACCCGATGATTCAGGATACTGATACAGGAGCCGATGATGGGAGCGGGTCACAGCGGGGACAGACGAACTATGCGATCTCCGCCGGCGGGCATCCGAATGGTGCTGCCACAACCCCTGGTACGTCCGGGAATACATATGGACAATTCGGTTCTGTCCCCAAAGCCCGGGATGTCCGGGGGATGTTCAGCCGGAGCGGGTATTCTGCAAAAATCAGCCAGGTAACAGACGGCACGACAAATACGATTATGATCGGAGAAGTGATCGGACCGCTCTGCCTGTGGCAGGACTGGGGCTACCAGAGCTGGGGAACGATGGCACATCCGATCAACTACCGGAATGACGAATTGATTGCCGGGACTCTGAGCAGAGGAGACGCCAACGCCACGATCGGTTTTCGCAGTCGCCACGAAGGAGGCGCGTTCTTCACGATGGCTGATGGCAGTGTGCATTTTTTGAGTGAGAATATAGATGGTAATCTCTATCGAAATCTGGGCGATAAAGCTGATGCGAATCCTATCGGTGATTTTGGCGGGTAA